The genomic window GGTACCGGATTACTCACCTAAGACCGTTGTCTTTGAAGGGAGGTCCCGCGAGGGCCGCCCCCTTATTATCGGCTATGCATATATTGCGGAAACGCCCTTCATACTCATGATCGTAAAGGACAAGGCGGAGCTCATGCAGCCCTGGTACAGATCGAGGCTGGAATTGATCGGGTTCCTTTCCGTCAGCCTGGTGATTATCCTGTGCGTCGTTTTCGGGGTCGCCACCTATCTCGTGAACAAGATCCACGTGGCGGACCAGAAGCGGGTCATGACCCTCCACCAGGTGGAGTACTCCAACAAGATGGCCACGATCGGAAAACTGGCTGCCGGCGTGGCCCATGAGATCAACAATCCCCTCGCCATCATCAACGAAAAGGCCGGGCTGATCAAGGATATCATCAACCTGAGGGAGAAGCCGTGCGACCGGGACGAAAAATTGATAAAGCTCGTGGATTCCGTGATCGTATCAGTGGACCGTTGCGCGGCCATCACCCGGAGACTCCTGAGTTTCATGCGCCGGGAAGATGTGATCGCAAGCGATATCAGATTGGACCAGATCATTCATGAGGTCCTGGGGTTTCTCGGAAAGGAGGCGGAATACCGCTCCATCTCCATCACCGTGGACCAGGAAGACGGCATCCCTCCCATTGAAAGCGACAGGGGAAGGCTGCAGGAGATATTCCTCAACGTGATCAACAATGCTTTTGCAGCCATGGACGACGGCGGCCACCTTGACATCTCGATCAAGCAGGAGGACGAGGACTCGGTTTCTGTCACCATCACGGATGATGGCTGCGGAATCCCCGAATCGGACCTCAAGCGGGTCTTTGAGCCGTTTTTTTCCACCAAGACCAACAGAGGGGGAACAGGTCTCGGCCTCTCCATTACCTCCGGCCTTGTTCAGGAGATCGGGGGCAGCATCGGGGTGAAGAGTAAGCCCGGGGAGGGGACGAGTTTTACGATACGATTGCCCCTCCAAATGAAGAAAAGGAGATAAAACCATGATGCGCGTATTACTGGTGGATGACGAAGAAGAACTGGTCTCCACCATGGCGGAGCGGCTCTCTTTGCGGGGGATAGAAGCGGACTGGGTGACGAGCGGGGAAGAAGCGCTCAAGCGGGCCGAGAGCACATCCTACGATCTGGCCGTCCTTGACGTGAAGATTCCCCGGATGAGCGGGCTTACGTTGAAGACGAAACTCCAGGAACGCAATCCCGAAATGAAATTCATCTTCCTTACCGGCCATGGATCCGAGGACGATTTCAGGGCAGGTACGGCTGAAGCGGGAGAGGGAAATTACCTGGTCAAACCTGTCCACATCGAATCCCTCATCGAGAAGATGAAGGCGGCCCTCGGAGCCGGCTAAGAGAAGTCCGGTATCCGCGGCATTGAACCTTAGCGGCCGGGACCAGGAGGGTTTCCCGGTTCTCGTATAGGAGCCGGGAGACAAGGAGCGGATTTCAAAGGCCCTTTCCCGGGAAAGGACGATGAAAGGATACTATGAATTCGAAATCAAATATAATCGGTGAAGCCGGTCTCCAGTTTTTTGGAAAGATGTCGGCATCCATCTCTCACGAAATCAAGAATGCCCTGGCCATTATAAACGAGAGCGCCGGGCTTCTTCAGGACCTTGCCGCCATGGCGGAAGAAGGTAAGCCCGTCGATCCCCAGAGGCTCAAGACTCATGCAGGTAAGATCGTAAAACAGGTCTGGCGGGCGGACGGTATCGTGAAAAACATGAACACATTCGCCCACAGCGTGGATGAACCCGCAAGGTCCATTGATCTCGGTGACGCTGTCACCCTTTCAGCGGCCCTTTCGAACCGCTTCGCCGCCATGCGGGGAATCGTCCTGGAGGTAAGGCCCCCTGAAAGGCCTGTAATGATCGAAACGAATCCCTTCTTTCTCCAGAACCTTCTCTACCTCTGTCTGGATTTCACCATGAACGCACCCGGCCCTGGAAAAACCGTGGTCCTAAAGACCCGGGAATCGGAGAAGGGCGGGAGGGTTTCTTTTATCCGCCTGGAAGGTATGGCCGGCGAGGTCGAAGGATCTTTTCCTGGGGCCAGAGAGAAGACCTTGCTCGAGTCCCTTGGCGGAGAGATCCACCTTGATGCGGGGACCGGGACCCTGGACCTCATACTCCCGGGGAACCGGGAACATTGATCGAAACACCTTCAACCACAAAAAGGGGGAACTATCATGCCCGAAAAAGTCTTGCTCGTGGACGACGAAGAGGATTTCCTGGATACGCTCGCGGAGCGGATGCGGGACAGGGACATGGACGTGGAAACCACCACTTCGGCCGAGGAGGCATTGAAAAGGGCGGACGAAGAATCCTTTGACGCGGTGGTGCTTGATCTCATGATGCCCGGGATGGACGGTTTGGAAGTCCTCAAGGCCCTCAAGAAACGAAACCCGGATATCCAGGTGATCCTGCTCACGGGTTATGCCAGCCTGGAC from Deltaproteobacteria bacterium includes these protein-coding regions:
- a CDS encoding two-component sensor histidine kinase; amino-acid sequence: MRFLRPKFWDHEDVAAGPYKHLFNFRRIWKLAVLLTAGVALLPLAFLAAVDYKVTQKSVESEILLRTSRLVSNTRRTISFFLAERKSALDFIVRDNSLEALNEPGRLATILDNLREAFGGGFTDLGVIDPLGYQRTYVGPYKLEGKDYSAQEWYREVRERGVYISDVFLGYRKVPHLVIAVRYALPNGTNYVLRATLEMERFNELLSKLEMSGLGDAFVINREGILQTPSRSHGGVLEHVSLPVPDYSPKTVVFEGRSREGRPLIIGYAYIAETPFILMIVKDKAELMQPWYRSRLELIGFLSVSLVIILCVVFGVATYLVNKIHVADQKRVMTLHQVEYSNKMATIGKLAAGVAHEINNPLAIINEKAGLIKDIINLREKPCDRDEKLIKLVDSVIVSVDRCAAITRRLLSFMRREDVIASDIRLDQIIHEVLGFLGKEAEYRSISITVDQEDGIPPIESDRGRLQEIFLNVINNAFAAMDDGGHLDISIKQEDEDSVSVTITDDGCGIPESDLKRVFEPFFSTKTNRGGTGLGLSITSGLVQEIGGSIGVKSKPGEGTSFTIRLPLQMKKRR
- a CDS encoding response regulator, which produces MRVLLVDDEEELVSTMAERLSLRGIEADWVTSGEEALKRAESTSYDLAVLDVKIPRMSGLTLKTKLQERNPEMKFIFLTGHGSEDDFRAGTAEAGEGNYLVKPVHIESLIEKMKAALGAG
- a CDS encoding histidine kinase, producing the protein MNSKSNIIGEAGLQFFGKMSASISHEIKNALAIINESAGLLQDLAAMAEEGKPVDPQRLKTHAGKIVKQVWRADGIVKNMNTFAHSVDEPARSIDLGDAVTLSAALSNRFAAMRGIVLEVRPPERPVMIETNPFFLQNLLYLCLDFTMNAPGPGKTVVLKTRESEKGGRVSFIRLEGMAGEVEGSFPGAREKTLLESLGGEIHLDAGTGTLDLILPGNREH
- a CDS encoding response regulator codes for the protein MPEKVLLVDDEEDFLDTLAERMRDRDMDVETTTSAEEALKRADEESFDAVVLDLMMPGMDGLEVLKALKKRNPDIQVILLTGYASLDKGIEAMKLGAMDFIEKPADLKILTEKIKEAHAQKMMLVEKKIEEKMKKIIQGKAW